One stretch of Micromonospora cremea DNA includes these proteins:
- a CDS encoding GTPase, producing MTGLSAESDDELTTEVVSLEEAVRSAVEQGHAELTRLDDITDGLVGAFAQGQRVAPSSSDLITRLDDFTRGFPGELRRHLDRERESLGSFNIAFFGRTGVGKSTLLSAFGQLDGEYVSPGVSDWTTEVRPIDWRDCRLFDTPGINGWGRTESRDDLEAKAREAVEIADIVLLCFDNQSQQEMEFEKIAAWIRDHGKPVVAVLNVRNPRWRHPAKVPETRRRHLSESVRQHTDNIRTQLVQIGLPDTPVVAIHSRRALFARATTPFHGPAQKDFHHEREEFGKDYLDRWSNFGTLERLIATSIAEGGADLRLTALREDIRSRSRRGVGELEDLAVEIEQQAESLEREVESLFAVLGYPEDAERAVWLHDAALSADLVDVSERARSRPYTSPVKGALDRFVRHLAASHLAGCRRQAKANADDLIRKAFDERTAIDESKFTKVVFDQGAISAAAEAVWADRRAFLQRELEVAVDHEFIDNGTAVSHAAMVLGDEGGGVAGDVVRGAGIAVGLGALAVPALALFWNPVGWVLGVAAAGVGIAGQLQQHFGKKMSQQASERARKAKAQAIADCHRAVDQTFVDYEDALVRDSREAAWTLLAPAVGDSLRAAIELRMARSRIVRLIDSLQTYAGSIKPAPAVTDVLLRAQRRMGESPADVTRALLGEDWLESGVEHQSAQIDRAVHEAYSSRREEDRSRLTRVIAAAWSAPSTANIHSWRGDLEDAARRDPALFDIARTFWRVDGARPALAVLGDYNSGKSSLIRRIMVDSGRQPHAAFDIRASPATAAANRYQLPRFDLVDTPGMQSGHAEHDSAALEAIAEAALVFVVVHINLLVGNTSILEELSLGSEMIAAKGGRTVFLVNRCDELGLDPLTAPEAFLNLQNRKREELHAAFAARSIEVDIDRIHCLSGDPFGLVGGDATAERDDFDENRLWDGVTALTSAMSGLSDEQLSAAASSAAFDAAVTDLKRHQHTLHQVQADDAKDLHRSEPVIAALRAAVKDAVVLEGSLRQDARRMVDRHLVATKSAVAELGRKDGQKLANLVEAWWKAPQFEADLERYLADAARELDEWHSDHISAIGREMRAAEFQVAPEFAAEFKAQGNAWHEDLTEGAGNVAGTAAPLVKALGNRDAVYAIGKQFGHKFKPWGAVKGGAKVAKVGVVLGVVAAAVDVAAMANDIKKAGEHEHQQESALQVIDESAAGIVAQIVHGAQGEGPVGYLEQRTKELEAMLDEHLDLESSIRERMDSAKVRAEVAGALIMAADELIGTPGRNK from the coding sequence GTGACCGGTCTCTCAGCGGAAAGTGATGACGAGTTGACGACAGAGGTGGTGTCGCTCGAGGAGGCCGTTCGATCGGCCGTCGAGCAGGGACACGCGGAACTGACGCGCCTGGACGACATCACGGACGGCCTGGTTGGCGCATTCGCGCAAGGGCAGCGCGTCGCACCGTCCTCGTCTGACTTGATCACCCGACTGGACGACTTCACTCGTGGGTTTCCAGGGGAACTGCGACGTCACCTCGATCGTGAGCGCGAGTCGCTCGGGTCGTTCAACATCGCGTTCTTCGGACGCACCGGCGTCGGAAAGAGCACCCTGCTGTCGGCGTTCGGCCAGCTCGACGGGGAGTATGTCTCACCGGGTGTCAGCGATTGGACCACCGAGGTGCGTCCGATCGACTGGCGGGATTGCCGGCTGTTCGACACACCAGGGATCAACGGCTGGGGACGCACCGAGAGCCGCGACGATCTCGAGGCCAAGGCCCGCGAGGCAGTCGAGATCGCCGACATCGTGCTTCTGTGCTTCGACAACCAGTCTCAGCAGGAGATGGAGTTCGAGAAGATCGCCGCCTGGATCCGCGACCACGGAAAGCCGGTGGTGGCGGTCCTCAACGTCCGCAACCCGCGCTGGCGCCACCCCGCGAAAGTCCCCGAGACTCGCCGCAGACATCTGTCCGAATCGGTCCGCCAGCACACCGACAACATTCGGACCCAGCTCGTACAGATTGGGTTGCCCGACACACCGGTCGTCGCGATCCACAGCCGACGGGCCTTGTTCGCGCGCGCCACGACCCCCTTCCACGGCCCAGCCCAGAAGGACTTCCACCACGAACGGGAGGAGTTCGGGAAGGACTACCTCGATCGCTGGTCGAACTTCGGGACGCTAGAGCGCCTGATAGCCACCTCAATCGCGGAAGGCGGCGCCGATCTCCGGTTGACCGCGCTGCGCGAGGACATCCGATCACGGTCCCGCCGAGGGGTCGGCGAACTCGAAGACCTGGCGGTCGAGATCGAGCAGCAAGCGGAATCCCTCGAACGCGAGGTCGAGTCGCTGTTCGCCGTGTTGGGCTATCCGGAAGACGCCGAACGTGCCGTGTGGCTGCACGATGCGGCTCTCAGCGCGGATCTGGTTGACGTGTCCGAGCGCGCGCGGAGCCGCCCCTACACGTCGCCGGTCAAAGGGGCATTGGACCGCTTCGTCCGGCACCTCGCTGCCTCGCATCTTGCGGGATGCCGCCGACAGGCGAAGGCCAACGCGGATGATCTGATCCGGAAGGCATTCGACGAGCGCACAGCGATCGACGAGTCGAAGTTCACGAAGGTTGTGTTCGATCAAGGTGCCATTTCCGCTGCGGCGGAAGCCGTTTGGGCGGATCGCCGGGCGTTCCTACAGCGTGAGCTTGAAGTCGCGGTGGACCATGAGTTTATCGACAACGGGACGGCGGTATCGCACGCCGCGATGGTCCTCGGCGACGAGGGCGGCGGTGTGGCGGGTGATGTTGTCAGGGGGGCGGGCATCGCGGTGGGTCTGGGCGCCCTTGCGGTACCTGCGTTGGCTCTCTTCTGGAACCCCGTAGGTTGGGTACTGGGCGTAGCTGCCGCGGGCGTCGGGATCGCAGGACAGCTCCAGCAGCATTTCGGCAAGAAGATGAGCCAGCAAGCGTCGGAGCGAGCACGAAAAGCGAAGGCTCAGGCAATTGCAGACTGCCATCGCGCTGTGGATCAGACGTTCGTCGATTACGAGGATGCCCTCGTCCGCGACAGCCGGGAAGCGGCGTGGACGTTGTTGGCTCCTGCGGTTGGCGATTCGCTTCGCGCTGCGATCGAGCTTCGCATGGCGCGCAGCCGGATCGTGCGGTTGATCGACAGCCTGCAGACCTACGCCGGCTCGATCAAGCCCGCACCCGCGGTGACCGACGTCCTGCTGCGGGCGCAGCGCCGGATGGGGGAATCCCCGGCCGACGTGACCCGGGCATTGTTGGGCGAGGACTGGCTCGAGTCTGGCGTCGAGCACCAGTCGGCGCAGATCGACCGTGCCGTCCACGAGGCGTACTCGAGTCGCCGGGAGGAGGACCGCAGCCGGCTGACGCGCGTAATAGCTGCGGCGTGGAGCGCACCGTCGACGGCAAACATCCACTCGTGGCGAGGCGACCTCGAGGACGCTGCCCGACGCGACCCGGCACTGTTCGATATCGCACGAACCTTCTGGCGCGTCGACGGGGCAAGACCAGCTCTTGCCGTTCTCGGTGACTACAACTCGGGAAAGTCGTCGTTGATCCGTCGGATCATGGTGGACAGCGGCCGGCAACCGCACGCTGCATTCGACATCCGGGCGTCGCCCGCGACCGCAGCCGCGAACCGCTACCAGTTGCCCCGGTTCGATCTCGTGGACACACCGGGCATGCAGAGCGGACACGCCGAGCACGACAGCGCCGCGCTCGAGGCGATCGCCGAGGCTGCTCTCGTGTTCGTCGTCGTCCACATCAATCTGCTGGTCGGCAACACCTCGATACTGGAAGAGCTCTCGCTCGGCTCGGAGATGATCGCCGCAAAAGGCGGGCGGACGGTGTTCCTCGTCAATCGGTGCGACGAACTGGGCCTGGATCCGCTGACTGCACCCGAGGCGTTCCTCAACCTGCAGAACCGCAAACGCGAGGAACTGCATGCAGCCTTCGCCGCTCGTTCCATCGAAGTCGATATCGACAGAATCCACTGCTTGTCCGGCGATCCGTTCGGACTGGTGGGAGGCGATGCAACAGCAGAACGCGATGATTTCGACGAGAATCGGCTGTGGGACGGCGTGACCGCATTGACGAGCGCCATGTCAGGTCTCTCCGACGAGCAGCTGTCCGCTGCGGCATCGTCGGCCGCCTTTGACGCGGCGGTCACCGACCTCAAGCGTCACCAGCACACGCTTCACCAGGTGCAGGCCGACGACGCGAAAGACCTGCATCGCTCGGAACCGGTGATCGCCGCCCTCCGGGCCGCGGTGAAGGACGCCGTGGTCCTCGAAGGTTCACTGCGACAGGACGCCCGCCGTATGGTGGACCGCCACTTGGTGGCGACGAAATCCGCAGTCGCTGAACTCGGTCGGAAGGACGGCCAGAAGCTGGCGAACCTCGTCGAGGCCTGGTGGAAGGCTCCGCAGTTCGAAGCTGATCTCGAACGCTACCTTGCCGACGCGGCACGCGAACTGGACGAGTGGCACAGTGACCACATATCAGCGATCGGGCGCGAGATGCGCGCTGCTGAGTTCCAGGTGGCACCCGAGTTCGCGGCAGAATTCAAGGCCCAGGGAAACGCCTGGCACGAGGATCTGACCGAGGGTGCCGGTAACGTCGCAGGAACCGCAGCGCCGTTGGTGAAAGCCCTCGGAAATCGGGACGCGGTCTACGCGATCGGCAAGCAGTTCGGCCACAAGTTCAAGCCGTGGGGTGCGGTGAAGGGCGGCGCCAAGGTTGCCAAGGTCGGGGTCGTCCTCGGGGTCGTCGCTGCCGCCGTGGATGTCGCGGCGATGGCCAATGACATCAAGAAGGCTGGGGAACACGAACACCAGCAGGAGTCGGCGTTGCAGGTGATCGACGAATCGGCTGCAGGGATCGTCGCACAGATTGTGCACGGTGCGCAGGGGGAAGGTCCCGTCGGATACCTCGAACAGCGGACCAAGGAGCTCGAAGCAATGCTCGACGAGCACCTCGATCTCGAATCGTCGATCAGGGAACGGATGGACTCGGCGAAAGTGCGGGCCGAGGTAGCCGGGGCCTTGATCATGGCCGCGGACGAATTGATCGGCACACCGGGGAGGAACAAGTAA
- a CDS encoding DEAD/DEAH box helicase → MRPTIAADTLRRTLTQYLTTTFGLTEDGVRQGLEGFLSHPEQGIFRGPYLRIRTPFRPAEGDWRAHLDWAPAGFTPYLHQANAFARLSTKGKAAEPTLITTGTGSGKTESFLIPVLDHCRRQKQQGKAGVKAILLYPMNALATDQTQRINELLSDPALSQVTAGLYIGDVAAIEYPHVFTKRSEMRRTPPDILITNYKMLDLLLQRADDLPLWEGAEPAYVVLDEFHTYDGAQGTDVAMLLRRLAAALDLDEPERPLGPICPVATSATLGEGGGRDGRTAIREVAEQVFGVAFDAGSLVGEDRYEAGEFIARQDFSLPLPSPEQLAAVDDRDPERMMAEVAELVLGEQCLDDPTRLGDLLRQHPLTKAVLDSLQARPCTLDEIIDVLPRKNATGWGSVMKTPPEITAEALARFVGLLSVAQNPEAPGRPLLNIETHLWVRAVSRLLRGTSHQAAFGWYGEAPRELDPYATDADVVVADNRYPRLPAIYCRHCGRSGWMALSPEKDPQELETDPDKIYRASVGRDKRRVRALIAATEDEVRQRSRGLLVLEYGRRVRPFDEQRDREPADDAIVVLGDVLDIDGAEKDRCPSCELDHGIRFLGAGLATLASVAITQLFTGGELDEAEKKTLLFNDSVQDAAHRAGFVANRSYSFSLRSLLASRLTAGESIGLDDLFAKMIEAAAQPEILSTVVPPDLHDQPGVDSLLAGEHNGSRETWELISERLVFATVMETGLRSRQGRTLELTRSVAVEVALDDPARAAAICRDVHLTGPGNIAGSPPDDARYLAFLRGLLERLRTRGAVFHEWLVPYLKRGGTRWQVWGGRPAGMPAFPRGLSAPTFLLATPKSRSEFDVITARGNWYQDWTSRCLGLDSGDAASFLSRLLPALAAADVVAAGDTEDGNTVYGLMPGHLRVTRLDDASAAAAGVGCDTCHWQQTEHPDRVADWIGQPCRQYRCRGQLQAAHDGTAPDDYYRRLYLDSPVFRVVTGEHTGMLTRAQRETVEKQFRDGERYTDPNVLSCTPTLEMGIDIGALSAVVLASLPHGPANYVQRAGRAGRKSGNALVLTLVGRSERDRYYLTDPRDMIAGQIVPPGCFLSAVEILRRQYLAHLIDLAARRRLAGVLPMPRRAHVLFGPTGWLTSLAEAGRRDAGRLVEEFLTLFGDKVLRAAADQLREFAVDGIVHRVKEADEVWESRLADLRRRLQELATARGTLVPSDPDHAREIKMLKAEEGAVRRRLREVSAAAAHGTLVEFGLLPNYALIDTRTDLEATLTWEDKTDGDRRFHSELREYARPARQALIEIAPGNSYYVRGYKHEISGLDVGPADRPAYEQWRICAQCGYVRTHLAKEDTSPCPRCADPGIADHGRLFQVLQPTRVLSRDKRDDARIRDDSDDRDRRFYATSVAVDVDPAKVDSSWRHAHDTFGVDYSRHAMIRHFNLGAQRYDRAAELFAGEEVRINRFHACTSCGGTTVDGAPAMSQQLAAQASGSTIVQGAEHHRPWCPYRRSPAAPDTHVDLILAHELETEALRILIPAATAVVQERIASFAAAIRLGIAAQYGGDPAHLQAVSATMPDGQSDGTRNFVVVYDTQPQGTGYLHRLAKPEEFRAILELARQRIADCVCRHEGRAVCHRCLLRHARNEHFALMSRDEALGMLDKLLDSWDVQEGTRTDEISLIHQVESELEMRFLTKLLALGETPKSGLRIDRRTDHDGARIADLRFVRDNGQSVTHWQMKLQNTVRGTRPDVHFKRLDAPSPEVAVYLDGFKYHASSQYNRLADDAEKRARLRAHGYLVFAATWDDVKTWGAADAQGRWTPYGGVSKQAAREKYRQFLPGADPDELEETIWVNPIEQLMRFLADPDLTRWQRRAEATLAGMLKQARDNTATDSGGVGERLVPALRGEPLPGPTASRHIMVARARDNADCPVTVVVDGRSKPLPTWSALTVLDDLPAAVASEGHKERWAAWLAWGNVIQFLANGGGDAGQLTVSALDDFEPASMAVTEGTGLVLAQRALPLDEETATWLGVAAQPVAAGPETLDTESPWRDVLRYLDPDENTLDQLVQQLARQDLPAPVVGYELGDQGWPAELAWPDRQIAIVLTGPSGDPETEDRDRAYAEAGWHARTAREWSVDELAAQIKATSGGEWR, encoded by the coding sequence ATGAGGCCGACCATCGCCGCCGACACCCTGCGTCGGACCCTCACCCAGTACCTGACCACCACCTTCGGCTTGACCGAGGACGGCGTGCGCCAGGGCCTGGAGGGCTTCCTCTCCCACCCGGAGCAGGGCATCTTCCGCGGCCCTTACCTGCGGATCCGCACCCCCTTCCGCCCGGCGGAGGGTGATTGGCGCGCGCACCTGGACTGGGCGCCGGCCGGTTTCACCCCCTATCTGCACCAGGCGAACGCATTCGCCCGGTTGTCGACGAAGGGCAAGGCGGCCGAGCCAACCCTGATCACCACCGGCACCGGCTCGGGTAAGACGGAGTCGTTCCTGATCCCGGTGCTCGACCACTGCCGCCGGCAGAAGCAGCAGGGCAAGGCCGGGGTCAAGGCGATCCTGCTCTACCCGATGAACGCCCTGGCGACGGACCAGACGCAGCGCATCAACGAGCTGCTCTCCGATCCGGCGCTCAGCCAGGTCACCGCCGGTCTCTACATCGGCGACGTCGCGGCCATCGAGTACCCGCATGTGTTCACCAAGCGGTCGGAGATGCGGCGCACGCCGCCGGACATCCTGATCACCAACTACAAGATGCTGGACCTGCTGCTCCAGCGCGCCGACGACCTGCCGTTGTGGGAAGGCGCCGAGCCGGCGTACGTGGTGCTGGACGAGTTCCACACCTACGACGGCGCGCAGGGCACCGACGTGGCGATGCTGCTGCGTCGGCTCGCCGCCGCGCTCGACCTCGACGAGCCGGAGCGGCCCCTCGGGCCGATCTGCCCGGTGGCCACCTCCGCCACGCTCGGTGAGGGCGGCGGTCGGGACGGTCGTACCGCGATCCGTGAGGTCGCCGAGCAGGTCTTCGGCGTCGCCTTCGACGCCGGGTCGTTGGTGGGGGAGGACCGGTACGAGGCCGGCGAGTTCATTGCCCGCCAGGACTTCAGCCTGCCGCTGCCCAGCCCGGAGCAGCTCGCGGCCGTCGACGACCGTGACCCCGAGCGGATGATGGCTGAGGTTGCCGAGCTGGTCCTCGGCGAGCAGTGTCTCGACGATCCGACGCGGCTCGGTGACCTGCTCCGCCAGCATCCGTTGACGAAGGCGGTGCTCGACTCGCTCCAGGCGAGGCCGTGCACCCTCGACGAGATCATCGATGTGCTGCCCCGCAAGAACGCCACCGGCTGGGGCAGCGTGATGAAGACCCCGCCCGAGATCACGGCGGAGGCTCTCGCCCGGTTCGTCGGCCTGCTCTCCGTGGCGCAGAACCCGGAGGCCCCCGGCCGCCCGCTGCTCAACATCGAAACCCACCTGTGGGTACGCGCCGTCTCCCGCCTGCTGCGCGGCACCTCCCACCAGGCCGCCTTCGGCTGGTACGGCGAAGCGCCGCGTGAGCTGGACCCGTACGCCACCGACGCCGACGTGGTCGTGGCCGACAACCGCTACCCCCGGCTGCCGGCCATCTACTGCCGGCACTGCGGCCGCTCCGGCTGGATGGCGTTGTCGCCGGAGAAGGACCCGCAGGAGCTGGAGACCGACCCGGACAAGATCTATCGAGCCAGCGTCGGTCGGGACAAGCGCCGGGTCCGCGCGCTGATCGCCGCGACCGAGGACGAGGTACGCCAGCGCTCCCGTGGCCTGCTGGTCCTGGAGTACGGCCGTCGGGTGCGCCCCTTCGACGAGCAGCGCGACCGGGAGCCCGCCGACGACGCGATCGTGGTGCTCGGCGACGTTCTCGACATCGACGGTGCCGAGAAGGACCGCTGCCCGTCCTGCGAGTTGGACCACGGCATCCGCTTCCTCGGCGCCGGCCTGGCCACCCTCGCCTCGGTGGCGATCACGCAACTCTTCACCGGTGGGGAGCTCGATGAGGCCGAGAAGAAGACGCTGCTCTTCAACGACTCGGTCCAGGACGCCGCGCACCGCGCCGGTTTCGTCGCCAACCGGTCCTACTCGTTCTCGCTGCGCTCCCTGCTCGCCAGCCGGCTGACGGCTGGTGAGTCGATCGGGCTCGACGACCTTTTCGCCAAGATGATCGAAGCGGCGGCGCAGCCGGAGATCCTCTCCACCGTCGTGCCGCCGGACCTGCACGACCAGCCCGGTGTCGACAGCCTGCTCGCCGGTGAGCACAACGGCAGCCGGGAGACCTGGGAGCTGATCAGCGAGCGGCTCGTCTTCGCCACCGTGATGGAGACCGGACTGCGCTCCCGCCAGGGCCGCACCCTGGAGTTGACCCGCAGCGTCGCCGTCGAGGTTGCCCTCGACGACCCGGCGCGAGCCGCCGCGATCTGCCGGGACGTCCACCTGACCGGTCCCGGCAACATCGCCGGGTCGCCCCCGGACGATGCCCGCTACCTCGCCTTCCTCCGTGGTCTGCTGGAACGGCTGCGTACCCGCGGCGCTGTTTTCCACGAGTGGCTGGTGCCGTACCTGAAGCGCGGTGGCACCCGTTGGCAGGTCTGGGGCGGCCGCCCCGCCGGCATGCCCGCGTTTCCGAGGGGCCTGTCCGCGCCCACGTTCCTGCTCGCGACGCCGAAGTCCCGCTCGGAGTTCGACGTGATCACCGCGCGTGGCAACTGGTACCAGGACTGGACGTCCCGCTGCCTCGGTCTCGACTCCGGCGACGCCGCTAGCTTCCTCAGCCGGCTGTTGCCAGCACTCGCCGCCGCCGATGTGGTCGCCGCCGGCGACACCGAGGACGGCAACACGGTCTACGGGCTGATGCCCGGCCACCTGCGCGTGACCCGGCTCGACGACGCGTCCGCCGCGGCGGCCGGGGTCGGCTGCGACACCTGCCACTGGCAGCAGACGGAGCACCCCGACCGGGTGGCCGACTGGATCGGCCAGCCGTGCCGGCAGTACCGCTGCCGCGGTCAGCTCCAAGCCGCCCACGACGGCACCGCTCCCGACGACTACTACCGGCGGCTCTACCTGGACAGCCCGGTGTTTCGCGTGGTCACCGGCGAACACACCGGCATGCTCACCCGCGCCCAGCGGGAGACGGTGGAGAAGCAGTTCCGCGACGGCGAGCGCTACACCGACCCGAACGTGCTCTCCTGCACGCCCACCCTCGAAATGGGCATCGACATCGGAGCGCTCTCGGCGGTCGTGCTCGCGTCGCTACCGCACGGCCCGGCCAACTACGTCCAGCGGGCGGGCCGCGCCGGCCGCAAGAGCGGCAACGCGCTCGTGCTGACCCTGGTAGGGCGATCCGAGCGGGATCGCTACTACCTCACCGATCCGCGCGACATGATCGCCGGCCAGATCGTCCCGCCCGGCTGCTTCCTCTCCGCCGTGGAGATCCTGCGCCGCCAGTACCTCGCCCACCTGATCGACCTGGCCGCCCGCCGGCGACTGGCCGGAGTGCTGCCGATGCCACGGCGGGCGCACGTGCTGTTCGGTCCGACCGGTTGGCTGACCAGCCTCGCCGAGGCTGGCCGTCGCGACGCTGGCCGGCTGGTGGAGGAGTTCCTGACGCTCTTCGGCGACAAGGTCCTGCGGGCCGCCGCAGACCAGCTGCGTGAATTCGCGGTGGACGGAATCGTCCACCGGGTCAAGGAAGCCGACGAGGTCTGGGAGTCCCGGTTGGCCGACCTGCGTCGCCGACTCCAGGAACTCGCCACCGCTCGGGGCACGCTTGTGCCCAGCGACCCGGACCACGCCCGCGAAATCAAGATGCTGAAGGCGGAGGAGGGTGCGGTCCGTCGCCGGCTGCGGGAGGTCAGCGCGGCTGCCGCGCACGGCACCCTGGTCGAGTTCGGTCTGCTGCCGAACTACGCGCTCATCGACACCCGGACCGACCTGGAAGCCACCCTGACCTGGGAGGACAAGACCGACGGCGACCGCCGGTTCCACAGCGAACTCCGCGAGTACGCGCGCCCCGCCCGCCAGGCGCTGATCGAGATCGCCCCCGGGAACAGCTACTACGTGCGGGGCTACAAACACGAGATCTCGGGGCTCGACGTCGGCCCAGCGGACCGGCCGGCGTACGAGCAGTGGCGGATCTGCGCGCAGTGTGGCTACGTCCGCACCCACCTGGCCAAGGAGGACACCAGCCCCTGCCCGCGCTGTGCGGACCCGGGCATCGCCGATCACGGGAGACTCTTCCAGGTCCTCCAACCGACCCGGGTGCTCAGCCGCGACAAGCGCGACGACGCCCGCATCCGCGACGACAGCGACGACCGGGACCGGCGCTTCTACGCCACCAGTGTCGCCGTCGACGTTGACCCGGCCAAGGTCGATTCGTCCTGGCGGCACGCTCATGACACCTTCGGCGTCGACTACAGCCGGCACGCGATGATCCGGCACTTCAACCTCGGTGCCCAGCGCTACGACCGGGCAGCTGAACTCTTCGCTGGCGAGGAGGTGCGAATCAACCGGTTCCACGCCTGCACCTCCTGCGGCGGGACAACAGTCGACGGTGCGCCTGCGATGAGCCAACAACTGGCTGCGCAAGCCTCCGGGTCGACCATCGTGCAGGGTGCCGAGCATCACCGGCCCTGGTGCCCGTACCGACGATCGCCGGCCGCCCCGGACACCCACGTGGATCTGATCCTGGCCCACGAGTTGGAGACCGAGGCGTTGCGCATCCTGATCCCCGCGGCGACCGCCGTGGTGCAGGAGCGCATCGCGTCGTTCGCCGCCGCTATCCGCCTCGGTATCGCCGCGCAGTACGGCGGTGACCCCGCGCACCTTCAGGCCGTGTCGGCGACTATGCCGGACGGGCAGAGCGACGGGACGCGCAACTTCGTGGTCGTCTACGACACCCAGCCGCAAGGCACCGGCTACCTGCATCGCCTCGCCAAACCGGAGGAGTTCCGCGCGATCCTCGAGCTGGCCCGGCAGCGGATCGCCGACTGCGTCTGCCGACACGAAGGCAGGGCGGTGTGTCACCGCTGCCTACTGCGTCACGCGCGCAACGAGCACTTCGCCCTGATGAGTCGCGATGAGGCGTTGGGCATGCTGGACAAGCTCCTCGACAGTTGGGACGTTCAGGAGGGCACCCGCACGGACGAGATCTCGCTGATCCACCAGGTGGAGAGCGAGTTGGAGATGCGCTTCCTCACCAAGCTGCTCGCGCTTGGCGAGACACCCAAATCGGGCCTGCGAATCGACCGGCGTACCGATCACGACGGCGCCCGGATCGCCGACCTACGGTTCGTCCGGGACAACGGTCAGAGCGTCACCCACTGGCAGATGAAGCTGCAGAACACCGTTCGAGGCACCCGGCCGGACGTCCACTTCAAACGCCTCGACGCCCCGTCGCCGGAGGTGGCCGTCTACCTCGACGGTTTCAAGTACCACGCCTCGTCCCAGTACAACCGGCTCGCCGACGACGCCGAGAAGCGTGCCCGACTGCGCGCCCACGGCTACCTGGTCTTCGCCGCCACCTGGGACGACGTCAAGACCTGGGGCGCCGCCGACGCGCAGGGGCGGTGGACCCCGTACGGCGGGGTCAGCAAGCAGGCTGCCCGGGAGAAATACCGGCAGTTCCTTCCTGGCGCGGACCCGGACGAGCTCGAAGAGACCATCTGGGTCAACCCGATCGAGCAGCTGATGCGCTTCCTCGCCGATCCGGATCTCACCCGATGGCAGCGTCGGGCGGAAGCCACGTTGGCGGGCATGCTCAAACAGGCCCGGGACAACACGGCTACCGACTCCGGCGGCGTCGGTGAACGGCTGGTTCCCGCGCTGCGCGGAGAGCCCCTCCCCGGACCCACCGCGTCGCGCCACATCATGGTGGCCCGCGCCCGGGACAACGCCGACTGCCCGGTGACGGTCGTCGTCGACGGGCGGAGCAAGCCGTTGCCGACCTGGTCCGCGCTCACCGTGCTCGACGATCTGCCGGCCGCGGTCGCCAGCGAGGGACACAAGGAACGATGGGCCGCCTGGCTGGCATGGGGCAATGTCATCCAGTTCCTCGCCAACGGTGGTGGTGACGCGGGCCAGCTCACGGTCTCCGCCCTCGACGACTTCGAGCCGGCCTCGATGGCGGTGACCGAGGGGACCGGACTCGTGCTGGCTCAACGCGCGCTGCCGCTCGACGAGGAGACGGCGACGTGGCTCGGCGTCGCGGCTCAGCCGGTGGCCGCCGGCCCCGAGACGCTTGACACGGAGTCGCCGTGGCGGGACGTCCTGCGCTACCTGGACCCGGACGAGAACACTCTGGACCAGCTCGTCCAGCAGCTCGCCCGGCAGGATCTGCCCGCGCCGGTGGTCGGCTACGAGTTGGGCGACCAGGGCTGGCCGGCCGAGCTGGCCTGGCCCGATCGACAGATCGCGATCGTGCTCACCGGTCCGTCCGGCGACCCGGAGACGGAAGACCGCGACCGGGCGTACGCGGAGGCGGGCTGGCACGCCCGGACCGCTCGGGAATGGTCGGTTGACGAGTTGGCGGCGCAGATCAAGGCCACGAGCGGGGGAGAATGGCGATGA